The following nucleotide sequence is from Apium graveolens cultivar Ventura chromosome 4, ASM990537v1, whole genome shotgun sequence.
ATGTAATTCATatacttgtatatatatatatgaactatttcTGGGAAAAGATCTTTGATCAAATCTTAAAAATCAAAAATGACATTAAATAAATGAGTTGCAGAAAGGAGTGACAATTTCACTAAGTCATAATTTGAAAGTCCAGACAGAACTAATTGTAGTAACTATCGTGATATTAGACTTTCAAGTCTACCATGAAATTATGGGAGAAAGTAATTGGAATTAGGCTTAGAAAATTGGTTGTAATGCCCGAAAATCAATTTGGTTTCATGACTGGTAGATCGACAATGGAGGCGATTCATCTTCTTAGGCAATTAATGGAGAAATATAGGGAACGTAGTGGATACCTGGATATGGCGTTTATAGATTTGAAAAAAACTTATGATAGTGTTCGGCGCAGCGTAATCTGGACAAATTTGAAGAGTAAAGGCGTGTCCTTAATATACATGAGGGCAATTGAAAAGATATTTCTCAATTGATGACTTGTGTTAGAACTAGAGATGTTCAGAATTAAGGGAATGTGACTGCGCTGGTTGGAACATGTGCGGATGATACGTATATCGGCTCCAGTGCGGCGTATGGAAGGTTTAGTGTTGTCGGGTGCGAGAATGAAATGAAGATCGAGAAAAACTTGAGATAACCTTTCACTAGATTTGCACGTGCTTTAAATTTTTGGGGAGATATGATATCCGATAGAAGGTCTTTAATGCGTCGAATTAGAGTAACTGATTGACTTATGTAATTAATGGATCTTGTATTTTGAGGTGTTAGTAGCATATAATAACAGTTTATTTCTTTGTTTTCATTTTGTTATTGTGCTTAATTCtgttattattttattatggGATATACATCATAGTCACTAATCTTTTTTTAGTAAATATAATGTCTCGTGTTTAATTTTTTTGAAcagaaaattatttgattttCAAAGCAGAAGTTATATGAATAACTTTAAGCTAGATTGAGTTCGAGTTATCAAACGTGCTTTCATGTGGAAGAAAAGTAAATTACAACATCACTATTCGTTATTGTGTATTGTACTTATTTATAGTTTTATTCTATATTTTCATATAATTTCACACAAGCTGGGGTTTTTAATAAATAATCTCTTCATTATTTTGAATGAGGGGAAGATTGTGTATCATACCCTCCCCAGCCTGAATTTTGTTGTATATATTGATTATGTTTGATTTGATTTGATTCAGTGGAGTGATGTTATGTAATTATAGTTCAACAAATCTTTTTTAATAAACTAATTGCGTATTGAGGATCGACAAATCACCATAGTAACGAATTTCTTATATTTTGATCTAAATTACATTGTATTGAAAATatctattttaatatatttaaaagaATATAAGGCTTTATTTAATATGTCTTCAAATTCTTATTAACTTTAACATTACATAAAAGAAAATTTTCACCCTTGGAATAGTAATTGAAAAATAAAGGAAGAGCGAAATAAGAATATTTCTTTTCCGCCCCTTGACGCTCTCGAAAGGTTGTTTTACTCCCATCAGGCCCTGCGAGTGATTAAGGCAAATATATGGGCCACATCGTGTGTTTCTTTTACATTTTTTTTAATGAGTTGTCCTATGTATCTTCAAATGTCAGAATGTGTTCCCAATAGTTGTCCTAGTATTTCCCTTTTTTATTATAGTTTAAGAACTACTCTGGAGATCTCTTCaacataaataaataatcaatctTAACTTTATACCCGTGCGTTGTACGGAACGTTTTATATATGTTATTAGAAAAAATATTGTCTGCAATTATGTTACTTATTTATTACAATTAGCTTTTATCATTTTAGTTGTTAAATTTTTTTGCATGAATGTCATTTAttctaaatttaaaattaaatttatatttcAGATTATTTTTActcaaattttattataaaaaatatctaaacaaaaataaaatatactATATTTAACAATTTTTTAATTTTGATGTTATTTTAAACTTATATTTATTAGGAATAAATTTATACATGCTTAAATGATAATGCGCTGTTTTGGAGGGGTTTCGGGTTAATGACTTTATGGTATGGGTTACTAGTTGCCTTATTTTTTCTACAGACAACAGTAAATAAATTGCGTACTTATCCCTGACGATCAAACCGTCCAAATTGTACTTATCCCTTACGATCGAACCATCCAAATTATAATTGATGAGAATGGAACCCATAATTTTGGGAACGAAAGGGGACAGTTTTATCACTTGAGGTACCCTCGCAACTCATGGGCGTTTCTTTTCCTAATCGTGATTGTTGTTTTCATGTATTATATGTTGAAAAAATTATTTCACAAAATAATTAATTGATTCAAAAGAAAGTAAGTCGGTAGCAACTTTTTGTTGTTGCTGATTTAGCACATGAAATGATTAGATGATAAATACAGAGTTTATGACTCCGCATAATAGTATAGATATAGATTTAAAAAGTATACTATCTTGGTAAAACAAAAGAGAAAAAAAGGGTAAATATCTATCATCAACAAATTGCAAAGAAAATGGGAGCAACATCATCGACGGAGCAGGCCACGTCGGAGCAGCGAGAGGCGGAGAGCTTAGCTGCGTCAACTGGTGGTCTCTCTCTCCTTCAACACGTTTTTTCAAATCTCTCCCATCCTCAAACTCATTCCATTTCTCCTTCTTCTCTCCAGGTTAGATTACCTTGAACTGTATTATAATTTAACTTCCCCAAACTTTATATTTTCCTCTCGCTGTGTGTATGTATTTACTATTCGGTAATATTTCTATTTAGGATCGGTGAACAATTGTAGTTAGTTTTGCACAACTTTAACACGTGTTGCTCTTTTTAAAGAGTGCTAGTATTTATATCGCTCACTTTCGGTCTAATTTTTTGTTCATTGTATTTGTATTCTATCGCTCCTATCCCTAATATGATTTGCGCCTTTTAAGTTTTATTATTCTGTTGAGAATTttgtttaatattttttttaactaGCCTATCTGCTGCGGTGGCATTTATCACAATATATGTTAGGTTTGTGAAATCGGAGTTTATATTTTTGTGAACGCAGTACAACATCCTAGTTCTTAAACTGATATGTTCTCGCTCCGTCTCACCCAATTATTAAGTGGACCTACTAAAAAATACTATGTTATTTCAGGAAATGTTAATAATTGGATGATACATTCCAAAAGGAAACTGTTAACAACATGTTGGGGCGGAGGAGAACTAGATATGACATTTGAACAATTCTATTAATATGGATGAAGGAAGTAATATAAATTGGAACAAACTAGTTTAGAACTTGCGGTGTATTTTTAGGAGATATTTCCACTACAAGTTTTAGTGCCACTGTTGTTTTTTGAATTTGAAATAATGTCAAAGAGGCTAGTACGATCCATGTTCGATTAGATACCACTGCGAACAATTGGCTCCTGGAGTCGTATAATTATGTGGATGTCACATATTATAACAGTTTATTGGGTATTACTTACCAGGAAGTGTTTCAATTATGTTAGTTATTATGAAGCTATTATGACTTAAAAACGTCTATGTTTTATCCTTATGGTTAGCATATTAATTTTCAGCAAAGCTTTGGCATAGATTTTGAGAAGGTTGAATGTGAAGCAATAGAATCTCCTATTGGATTCGCTGAGTTGCTAAACCATGTAGGCTCATCTATCGTTGACCTTTTTTTCCTGGCTGAGAAAGGAGGCATCAACTGGATTGAATTCTTAAGAGGATACACAAAATGTTGTGGAAGAACAAGTGCATCAAATTCTCTCAATAACCTATGTAGGGTGTTTGGTATGGCTGCTGAAAAGGCGGGCCTGTCTCTGAAACTAAAATTTGAATTTGATGATACTGATTGTAAAATGACGGGATCGTTATTGGCTTCTGAGTTGTTAATGCTTCTTTGGGTTTGCTGGCTGATGTCATGGCATCACAGAAATACGAATAATTCCAAACAGAAAGCTAATCACATACTCCCTGATCTTAGTCATATAGTTCTATCGGCTGTTGAGTCATGCAGTGATACAAGTAGTGACATTAAGAATTTTAATTTATCGGAGTTGAATATAGAACTTCCTGCAGGAAAGATACATATGTGGGCATTAAGGACAGTGCCATTCCTAGCAGATTCCTTTGGGCAATTTGTACACGCAAAATTACGTAAAGCTGTCTCTCAAGAGGTACTGTATTGTTCCTTTATTCAAGTTAGTTAAATTATGTATGTATGCAATTTAACAAGAGAGGACCTTGTATACTTCAAAGACACACAGAAGGTATATTTTGCTGGTTGTCATAATATATCTACTAGCTAGGCTACTAAACTAAGCATTTATTATGATTTGTATCATTTTATAACAAAGTGAAGGCAATTTGAGGAAATTTTATATGTTTCTGGTTTCGTTGTGAACATGTGCTTTCAAAACAAGGTGTTTCCTCTTGGTGTTCAGATGCCCTGGTCTCCTTGCCTCATAACCATGAATACAATCAATAATTAGTTAGAATTGCTGCTTATGAAAGAAAATTAAGAGTCTACTTATGGGATCACTGTGTCAAAGGTCAGGCTGTTATTGCTCTTTGATTGTGAAGTCATTTAGGTTGGGTAATCCAAAATAATTTTACTTCCTAGGGATTAGAGGTTAAACAGATATCATTTTTTGATTGAATAGATATTGCCTGTATGGAAAGACTAATGGTGACCATCTCAGGAAGTTTTCCTTGTTGAAATACTTAACACCTTAGCGCTTTTGGGAGTTTTCAGTTATTCTATGTTAGTAAATAGTAAAGATTTTGCAGCATGGAATATTGCATTTACTAAtgttaaaatttggtgatttcCAGGACAATTTGGAGAAATCTGGCCCGTCTGTTGGTGACATTTCCTCAACTAAATGTACCACTTGCCTCCTGACCCCAGGAAGGGCCTGGGCAGTATCCCTTAACCTAAGAAGTATTTTACACGAGGAAATTGTAAAGACATGCTTTCCTAATAATGCCTATGAAACAGATGAAAATTTACTTTATAGGTTTGCACGCTTCTCCTTATAATTTAGTCttaaaaattcagtttctacttgcTACTTCATGAGCGAATGTGGCACTTTCTAAAAGTAACAAGAAAGATTTTGAGCTAACACATACCTTCTTATGTGTCATCTTGTTTGATGCTATTATGTGAAACCTTTGGCATTTCAGTGATTTGTGTTCAATAATGATTCTTTCCCCCAGCTCTAATTATTTTCACAAGCAACTCCTGTACGCTTCTTGTCTCCATTCCATTCAGTACAGGAAATTAGAAGTTGTGAACGGACCCCAAGATGCTGGCTAATTGCATTCTAACATTTATAAGCTAATTATATTGCTATAATATCTCATATTTGCATCCATTTAAAAACATGTAGGTCAGGTCTTCATGGTAGAGGTATGAACAGGTTCTGGGCAAATGTTGAGGGATATAAAGGTCCCTTGCTCATGCTGATTGCTGCTAGTTCTGATGATGCTCACGAGGGTGGTAAAGATGCTAAAGAATGGATCATTGGTGCACTTACTGATCAGGGATTTGAAAATAAGGATACATTTTATGGAAGCTCTTGTAGCGTATATGCTTTAAGTCCTGTATTTCATACATTCTCATCTTCTGGTGAGTAATGGCAAGGGGAAGTCCTGCTCTAACTTTTAGTTGTTGATTAGCCGCAGTTAATATCCATATTGTCTATTTTACTTCAGGAAAAGAGAAGAATTTCATCTATAGCCACTTACATCCTACTGGTAGATTATATGAACCTCATCCAAAGCCTGTTGGAATTGGTTTTGGAGGAACCATTGGAAATAACAGAATATTTTTGGATGAAGATTTTGCAAGAGTAACCTTAAACCATCATGCTCATGACAAGACTTACCAACCAGGATCCCTTTGTCCCGGCCAGGTAAAGTGTATCATTTTGAGCATCCGTTATCATAAAATGTGGCGAATAtctcttcttttcttttctttttggcTATCTACATTAGATCTTCTAAAAGAAGTATGCTCTAAATATATCTTTGTAATAAAACTGTTCATTAA
It contains:
- the LOC141721186 gene encoding uncharacterized protein LOC141721186 gives rise to the protein MGATSSTEQATSEQREAESLAASTGGLSLLQHVFSNLSHPQTHSISPSSLQQSFGIDFEKVECEAIESPIGFAELLNHVGSSIVDLFFLAEKGGINWIEFLRGYTKCCGRTSASNSLNNLCRVFGMAAEKAGLSLKLKFEFDDTDCKMTGSLLASELLMLLWVCWLMSWHHRNTNNSKQKANHILPDLSHIVLSAVESCSDTSSDIKNFNLSELNIELPAGKIHMWALRTVPFLADSFGQFVHAKLRKAVSQEDNLEKSGPSVGDISSTKCTTCLLTPGRAWAVSLNLRSILHEEIVKTCFPNNAYETDENLLYRSGLHGRGMNRFWANVEGYKGPLLMLIAASSDDAHEGGKDAKEWIIGALTDQGFENKDTFYGSSCSVYALSPVFHTFSSSGKEKNFIYSHLHPTGRLYEPHPKPVGIGFGGTIGNNRIFLDEDFARVTLNHHAHDKTYQPGSLCPGQGYLPLKASVLDVEVWGLGGRSAKEVQNANQKREDLFTEQRRKIDLKTFSNWEDSPEKMMMDMMSNPNTVQREER